In Dolichospermum flos-aquae CCAP 1403/13F, the following proteins share a genomic window:
- the glgA gene encoding glycogen synthase GlgA, whose product MRILFVAAEAAPIAKVGGMGDVVGALPKVLRAMGHDVRIFMPYYGFVPDKMPVPKEPIWKGAAMFQEFAVYESVLPGTDVPLYLFQHPSFSPRRVYGGEDEDWRFTLFSNGAAEFCWNYWKPEIVHCHDWHTGMLPVWLNQSPDITSVFTIHNLAYQGPWRWYLEKITWCPWYMQGHNTMAAAVQFANKVNTVSPTYAEQIKTPAYGEQIEGLLSFIGGKLSGIINGIDTDIYDPANDKYITQTFTIDTLDQRKANKIALQEEVGLEVNSNAFLIGMVTRLVEQKGMDLVLQILDRFMAYTDAQFVLLGTGDRYYETQMWQLASRYPGRMATYLLYNDALSRRIYAGTDAFLMPSRFEPCGISQMMALRYGSVPIVRRTGGLVDTVSHFDPVNEAGTGYCFDRYEPLDLFTCMIRAWEGFRFKPQWQELQKRGMSENFSWYESAKEYDKLYRSIYGLPDIEPEAEVTAETV is encoded by the coding sequence ATGAGAATTTTATTTGTAGCAGCGGAAGCTGCTCCCATTGCCAAAGTTGGCGGTATGGGGGATGTTGTCGGTGCATTACCCAAGGTCTTGAGAGCAATGGGTCATGATGTACGGATTTTCATGCCTTACTATGGCTTTGTACCCGACAAAATGCCAGTTCCCAAAGAACCCATTTGGAAGGGAGCAGCCATGTTCCAGGAGTTTGCAGTTTACGAGAGTGTACTGCCTGGTACTGATGTTCCTTTGTATTTATTTCAACATCCATCTTTTTCACCTCGGCGGGTTTACGGTGGAGAAGATGAAGATTGGAGATTTACTTTATTTTCCAATGGGGCAGCGGAATTTTGCTGGAATTACTGGAAACCGGAAATTGTCCATTGTCATGATTGGCACACAGGAATGTTGCCTGTCTGGTTGAATCAATCTCCAGATATTACCAGTGTATTCACCATTCACAACCTCGCTTATCAAGGTCCTTGGCGGTGGTATTTAGAGAAAATTACCTGGTGTCCCTGGTATATGCAAGGACACAATACAATGGCAGCCGCAGTCCAGTTTGCCAATAAGGTAAATACAGTTTCTCCTACCTATGCGGAGCAAATCAAAACACCTGCCTACGGTGAACAAATAGAAGGGTTATTATCTTTTATTGGCGGCAAATTATCAGGGATAATTAATGGCATAGATACCGATATTTATGATCCAGCTAATGATAAATACATCACCCAAACCTTTACCATAGATACCCTTGATCAACGCAAAGCTAATAAAATAGCTCTGCAAGAAGAAGTAGGTTTAGAAGTTAATTCTAATGCCTTTCTCATCGGCATGGTGACAAGGTTGGTAGAACAAAAAGGGATGGATTTAGTATTACAAATCCTTGACCGTTTTATGGCTTATACAGATGCTCAGTTTGTCTTGTTGGGAACAGGCGATCGCTATTATGAAACCCAAATGTGGCAACTCGCATCCCGCTATCCCGGACGGATGGCCACTTACCTGCTGTATAATGATGCCCTTTCACGCCGTATTTACGCGGGTACAGATGCCTTCTTAATGCCTAGCCGCTTTGAACCCTGCGGAATTAGCCAAATGATGGCCTTGCGTTACGGTTCTGTGCCTATTGTTCGTCGGACAGGGGGATTGGTTGATACTGTCAGCCACTTTGATCCAGTCAATGAAGCAGGTACAGGTTATTGCTTTGACCGCTATGAACCTCTGGACTTATTTACCTGTATGATTCGCGCTTGGGAAGGTTTCCGTTTCAAACCCCAATGGCAAGAATTACAAAAACGGGGGATGAGTGAAAACTTCAGTTGGTATGAATCCGCTAAAGAGTATGATAAACTCTATCGTTCTATCTATGGTTTACCAGATATAGAACCAGAAGCGGAAGTAACAGCAGAAACTGTTTAA
- the hemC gene encoding hydroxymethylbilane synthase yields the protein MTSVSSPARVIRIGSRKSQLALVQTYWVQAELQKSFPHITFEVHTMSTQGDKILDVALAKIGDKGLFTKELELGMINKEIDFAVHSLKDLPTNLPEGLTLAAITERENPADAVVLHEKHKGLQIETLPANAVIGTSSLRRLAQLRHKFPDFTFKDVRGNLITRMAKLDAGEYDALILAVAGLERLEMSDRIHQVLTPEISLHAVGQGALGIECRADDTEVISLLKAIEHPQTRDRCLAERSFLRVLEGGCQVPIGVNTVINGDELTLKGLVASVDGQTIVKDTVTGTAADAEKLGAQLASILREQGATEILEKIFTEIQRGS from the coding sequence ATGACTTCAGTTTCCAGTCCTGCACGCGTTATTCGTATTGGTTCACGTAAAAGCCAACTAGCTTTAGTTCAAACATACTGGGTACAAGCGGAACTCCAGAAAAGCTTTCCCCACATTACTTTTGAAGTCCATACCATGTCTACCCAAGGGGACAAAATCCTGGATGTGGCATTGGCTAAAATTGGCGATAAAGGACTATTTACCAAGGAACTGGAATTGGGCATGATCAATAAAGAGATTGATTTTGCTGTGCATTCTCTCAAGGATCTTCCCACCAATCTACCAGAAGGGTTGACACTGGCAGCGATTACAGAACGGGAAAACCCCGCAGACGCGGTGGTATTGCATGAAAAGCATAAAGGTCTGCAAATCGAGACTTTACCCGCAAATGCGGTAATTGGGACTTCTTCCCTGCGACGTTTGGCACAGTTACGCCATAAGTTCCCTGATTTTACCTTCAAAGATGTGCGGGGAAACTTGATCACACGCATGGCAAAACTGGATGCTGGTGAGTATGATGCTTTAATTTTAGCAGTAGCTGGTTTAGAAAGATTGGAAATGAGCGATCGCATCCATCAAGTTCTGACTCCTGAAATCTCCCTCCATGCCGTTGGACAAGGCGCTTTAGGAATAGAATGCCGGGCAGATGATACGGAGGTAATTAGCTTACTGAAAGCGATTGAACACCCACAAACACGCGATCGCTGTTTAGCAGAAAGATCATTTTTACGAGTTTTAGAAGGTGGTTGTCAAGTTCCCATTGGTGTAAATACGGTAATCAATGGTGACGAATTAACTCTAAAAGGTCTGGTTGCCAGCGTTGATGGTCAAACAATCGTTAAAGATACCGTCACCGGTACGGCTGCTGATGCTGAAAAATTAGGCGCACAACTAGCCAGTATTCTCAGGGAACAAGGCGCTACAGAAATCTTAGAAAAAATCTTCACCGAGATTCAACGAGGATCATAG
- a CDS encoding Uma2 family endonuclease yields the protein MLLLSELSELLQAEDPEERQTISGVNWKNYEALLNDLGDSLQYRVTYLDGVIELMSPSRRHEIRRTIIGSLLEIYFQEKRIRYFPLGSTTFRKQGKRGGVEPDESYCLGIEKEIPDLAIEVVVTSGGIDKLEVYKRLGVAEVWFFQNNQFAVYHLRGESYELVAKSELLPNLDLSILAQYVVADDPLDAALGFREKIKEMVN from the coding sequence ATGCTTTTACTTTCAGAATTATCTGAACTATTACAAGCCGAAGATCCAGAAGAACGGCAAACTATCAGTGGTGTTAATTGGAAAAATTATGAAGCTTTACTCAATGATTTGGGTGACAGTTTACAATATAGAGTTACATATTTAGATGGAGTCATAGAATTAATGTCACCGAGTCGTCGCCATGAAATTCGCAGAACAATTATTGGATCTTTGCTGGAAATTTACTTTCAAGAAAAACGCATTCGCTATTTTCCCCTTGGTTCTACCACCTTCCGTAAACAAGGGAAAAGAGGAGGAGTAGAACCAGATGAATCCTACTGTCTAGGCATAGAAAAAGAAATTCCTGATCTTGCCATTGAAGTTGTAGTCACCAGTGGGGGAATTGATAAATTAGAAGTTTACAAAAGATTAGGCGTGGCAGAAGTTTGGTTTTTTCAAAACAATCAATTTGCCGTTTATCATCTGCGCGGTGAAAGTTATGAATTGGTGGCAAAAAGTGAATTATTGCCAAATTTAGATTTGTCAATTTTGGCGCAATATGTAGTAGCAGATGACCCTTTAGATGCGGCTTTAGGATTTCGGGAGAAAATCAAAGAAATGGTAAATTAG
- a CDS encoding CAAD domain-containing protein, with product MIIMMETQAQQTEQGNYSSPQDSLSFSGEDNRSLPKLPAAKESESQWQQISRQILEFLNQLPEYLGSIFNNNKQGLITLVLILSALVTVKVAIALLDAVNGVPLLQPIFELIGIFYFIWFAFRYLLKFESRQELSQKFNSFKQQSLG from the coding sequence ATGATAATTATGATGGAAACTCAAGCACAGCAAACAGAACAAGGAAATTATTCTTCACCACAAGATAGTTTATCTTTTTCCGGTGAAGACAATCGCAGTTTACCAAAATTACCTGCTGCTAAAGAATCTGAATCCCAATGGCAGCAAATTAGTAGACAAATTCTTGAATTCTTAAATCAACTGCCAGAGTATTTAGGCAGTATTTTTAACAACAATAAACAGGGTTTAATCACCCTAGTTTTAATTTTATCAGCTTTGGTAACAGTTAAGGTAGCGATCGCATTACTAGATGCTGTGAATGGTGTACCTTTGCTACAACCGATTTTCGAGTTGATTGGCATATTTTACTTTATCTGGTTTGCTTTCCGTTATCTCCTCAAATTTGAGTCTCGGCAAGAATTATCCCAGAAATTTAACTCTTTCAAACAACAATCTTTAGGATAA
- a CDS encoding GFA family protein, producing MSSKDKSVTYEGGCHCGTVRFRVVVNNHKVDDCNCSICARKGFLHLIVPQEKFSLLQGEDVLKTYKFNTEVAQHKFCSICGIHSFYIPRSHPDCIDVNVRCLDGNIIGNFEIVPFDGVNWEENIDKLQRG from the coding sequence ATGTCAAGTAAAGATAAATCTGTTACGTATGAGGGTGGTTGTCATTGTGGTACGGTGCGGTTTCGGGTAGTAGTTAATAATCACAAAGTTGATGATTGTAATTGTTCAATTTGTGCTAGAAAAGGATTTTTGCATTTGATTGTCCCCCAAGAAAAGTTTAGTTTGCTACAAGGGGAAGATGTCTTAAAAACTTATAAATTTAATACGGAAGTAGCACAACATAAGTTTTGCAGTATTTGTGGAATTCATTCCTTTTATATTCCCCGTAGTCACCCTGATTGTATTGATGTTAATGTGCGGTGTTTAGACGGAAATATAATTGGCAATTTTGAAATTGTGCCTTTTGATGGTGTAAATTGGGAAGAAAATATTGATAAGTTACAAAGAGGTTAA
- a CDS encoding CIA30 family protein: protein MNNNNRSRWDLCRFIKTLTYFEVFPVLNWIEKLFQGSPKDHQDISKAGGNMAVILVAGATGGVGKRVVKKLIAQGYNVRCLVRDIAKARTILGDDIDLVVGDITKSETLTNLVMANIQAVICCTSVRVQPVEGDTPDRAKYNQGVKFYLPEIVGDTPENVEYQGVKNLVAAAAKYLVSVGEKPIFDFTKPSDEIKNIWGALDDVVMGGVSSSSFQIRENTAVFTGNVSTANSGGFASVRTKNFSPLVDLSGYQGVKLRVKGDGQRYKIFIRTESTWDGVGYSYSFDTVANNWLDIQIPFTDLVPVFRAKIVKDCPPMDVSKVCSLQLMLSKFEYDGALNPAFNPGIFALEVASIQAYGGETLPQFVLISSAGVTRPGRPGINLDEEPPAVRLNDQLGGILTWKLRGEESVKASGIPYTIIRPCALTESAGGKELIFEQGDNIRGKISRDDVAEICVQAIKEPKASNLTFEVKESEVIADNLDWKRLFSSLQVDK from the coding sequence ATGAATAATAACAATCGTTCTCGATGGGATTTATGCAGGTTTATTAAAACCCTAACTTACTTTGAAGTATTTCCGGTTCTTAACTGGATAGAGAAACTCTTTCAAGGTAGTCCAAAAGATCATCAAGATATATCAAAAGCAGGAGGAAATATGGCTGTAATTCTGGTAGCTGGGGCGACGGGTGGTGTGGGTAAACGAGTTGTCAAAAAATTGATAGCACAAGGCTATAATGTCCGTTGTTTAGTTCGAGATATTGCAAAAGCGCGGACAATTCTGGGTGATGATATTGATTTGGTAGTTGGGGATATTACGAAATCAGAGACTTTGACAAATTTAGTTATGGCTAATATTCAAGCTGTAATTTGTTGTACGTCGGTGCGTGTTCAACCTGTGGAGGGAGATACACCAGATAGGGCAAAATATAATCAAGGGGTGAAATTCTATCTACCGGAAATTGTCGGAGATACACCAGAAAATGTTGAATATCAAGGTGTGAAAAATTTAGTTGCAGCCGCTGCAAAGTATCTAGTTTCTGTGGGTGAAAAACCGATATTTGATTTTACTAAACCATCAGATGAAATCAAAAATATCTGGGGCGCTTTAGATGATGTGGTTATGGGTGGTGTTAGTTCCAGTAGTTTTCAAATTAGGGAAAATACAGCAGTATTCACAGGTAATGTTTCAACTGCTAATTCTGGGGGTTTTGCTTCAGTAAGAACTAAGAATTTTTCACCATTAGTTGATTTATCTGGTTATCAAGGTGTGAAATTGCGGGTTAAAGGTGACGGTCAACGTTATAAAATATTTATCCGCACAGAGTCAACTTGGGACGGTGTTGGTTATAGTTATTCTTTTGATACTGTTGCTAATAATTGGCTGGATATTCAGATTCCTTTTACCGATTTAGTTCCCGTTTTTCGTGCCAAAATTGTTAAAGATTGTCCACCAATGGACGTTAGTAAGGTTTGTTCTTTGCAATTAATGTTGAGTAAGTTTGAATATGATGGTGCTTTAAATCCTGCTTTTAATCCGGGGATTTTTGCGCTGGAAGTTGCATCAATTCAAGCCTATGGTGGGGAAACTTTACCTCAATTTGTATTAATCAGTTCTGCTGGGGTAACTCGTCCAGGAAGACCAGGAATTAATTTAGATGAAGAACCTCCAGCGGTAAGGTTAAATGACCAATTGGGAGGAATTTTAACTTGGAAGTTGCGAGGAGAAGAAAGTGTTAAAGCTAGTGGGATTCCTTATACAATTATTCGACCTTGTGCTTTGACAGAATCAGCAGGAGGGAAGGAATTAATCTTTGAACAAGGTGATAATATTAGAGGAAAAATTAGCCGTGATGATGTTGCGGAAATTTGTGTACAAGCAATTAAAGAACCAAAAGCCAGTAATCTCACTTTTGAGGTTAAGGAAAGTGAAGTAATTGCTGATAATTTAGATTGGAAACGGCTATTTTCTTCTTTGCAAGTTGATAAATAG
- a CDS encoding HugZ family pyridoxamine 5'-phosphate oxidase, translating to MNQFAKAQAEYEKFPKEFTSIIISTVNKQGTPNASYAPFIMDDDKNIYIYVSGLATHTQNIHNHPFVSVLFIDDEVKTKQIFARRRLNFDCTASLIERETEKWQEVVDKFELRFGELITTLRSLPDFRILRLTPNTGRFVIGFGAAYNINSDNINQLVQITKDSLS from the coding sequence ATGAATCAATTTGCTAAAGCCCAAGCTGAATATGAGAAATTTCCCAAAGAATTTACCAGCATTATTATAAGTACGGTAAATAAACAAGGAACTCCTAATGCTAGTTATGCTCCTTTTATTATGGACGATGATAAAAATATCTATATTTATGTGAGTGGACTAGCTACACACACCCAAAATATTCATAATCATCCTTTTGTAAGTGTTTTATTTATTGACGACGAAGTTAAAACTAAACAAATTTTTGCCCGTCGGCGGTTAAATTTTGATTGTACCGCAAGTTTGATAGAAAGGGAAACAGAGAAATGGCAGGAAGTTGTTGATAAATTTGAACTTCGGTTTGGAGAATTGATTACGACATTACGCAGTTTACCCGATTTTCGGATTTTGCGACTTACACCGAATACCGGACGTTTTGTCATTGGGTTTGGGGCTGCCTATAATATTAATAGTGATAATATAAATCAACTTGTACAAATTACCAAAGATTCACTTTCATAA
- a CDS encoding alpha/beta fold hydrolase, giving the protein MLQFQPPGFGSKFIHTSLGAMVYYTQISAPWENAKDQDLPPLLFLHNFGGGASAYEWSKIYPAYASTYRILAPDLIGWGKSAHPVRDYQIQDYLTTILEFITQTCNQPVTVVASSLTAALTIRLAVTYPDLFKALFLVCPSGFNDFGEGAGRRLPLSLINTPLVDNLIYALGAENEIAVRNFLQSFLFAKPERVTQEMVSAYLSSAQQYQAKFAALSFLRGNLYFDLSLYIQQLQVPTVMLWGEKAQFTNMQLGRRLANLNPGAIKGFHEIPDTGILPHLEIPAVVMGILQKYNKTGELKI; this is encoded by the coding sequence ATGCTGCAATTTCAACCTCCTGGGTTTGGTAGTAAATTCATTCATACCTCTTTGGGGGCAATGGTTTACTATACCCAAATTAGCGCCCCTTGGGAAAATGCCAAAGATCAAGATTTACCACCATTATTATTCTTACATAATTTTGGTGGTGGTGCATCTGCTTATGAATGGTCGAAAATTTACCCGGCTTATGCGTCAACATATCGAATTTTAGCCCCAGATTTAATTGGGTGGGGAAAATCTGCTCACCCCGTGCGAGATTATCAAATTCAAGATTATTTAACGACGATTCTTGAGTTTATTACTCAAACCTGTAATCAACCTGTAACTGTAGTAGCATCTTCTTTAACAGCGGCTTTAACTATTCGTCTTGCTGTTACTTATCCAGACTTATTTAAAGCTTTGTTTTTAGTTTGTCCTTCCGGTTTTAACGATTTTGGAGAAGGTGCAGGAAGGAGATTACCACTTTCTTTAATTAATACACCGTTGGTAGATAATTTAATTTATGCTTTGGGTGCAGAAAACGAAATTGCAGTCAGGAATTTTTTGCAAAGTTTTCTGTTTGCTAAACCAGAAAGAGTGACCCAAGAAATGGTATCAGCTTATTTAAGTTCTGCACAACAATATCAAGCCAAGTTTGCGGCTTTGTCCTTCTTACGCGGAAATCTTTATTTTGATTTGAGTTTATATATTCAGCAACTTCAAGTTCCAACTGTCATGTTGTGGGGTGAAAAAGCACAATTTACAAATATGCAATTAGGACGACGGTTAGCAAATTTAAATCCTGGTGCAATTAAAGGCTTTCATGAAATACCCGACACTGGAATTCTTCCCCATTTAGAAATACCAGCAGTTGTCATGGGAATATTGCAAAAATACAACAAAACTGGAGAATTAAAAATTTAA
- a CDS encoding family 10 glycosylhydrolase produces the protein MSDYNWKFVRLILSWQGVFTIIIASCLLILNLVTAPAIAQKGQDCRVSSKATQEKEKLRLLAFKGNKEAESRYQKLLKQHTQELKTCRSQTWPQTQAIWLRLYPCDIQPGVVDQIMDRIVNQGYNQVYLEVFYDGRVLLPAAANPTVWPAVVRILGAEKFDLLALAIKKGQQRGLKVYAWMFTNNFGYTYAQRADRQNAIARNGKNQTSLSVVEDSSQVFIDPYNTQAKNDYYRMIQQVIRRRPDGILFDYVRYPRQIGNDSIATKVHDLWLFTPATQEVLFRRAKNSKGLELIRRFLTRGYVSAGDITEIDKRYPQEDEPMWEGRIPRKKQKSLPSPAEKQRVLQLDLWLFTVAHAMQGILDFVALASYPAKQKGIPAGVVFFPEGNQALGQGYDSRLQPWDRFSSNLQWHPMSYANCGNVDCIVAQVRQVLKMAQPGTKVIPALAGKWGESISNRPSLEVQMQALHQLFPQIKGVSHFAYSWQYPQDDNERKSCNVR, from the coding sequence ATGTCTGATTACAACTGGAAATTTGTAAGACTAATTTTGTCTTGGCAAGGTGTATTTACTATAATTATTGCTAGTTGCTTATTAATTCTCAACTTAGTTACCGCACCAGCTATTGCTCAAAAGGGACAGGATTGTCGGGTATCATCAAAAGCAACTCAAGAAAAAGAAAAATTACGTTTATTAGCTTTTAAAGGCAATAAAGAGGCAGAAAGTCGCTATCAGAAATTACTCAAACAGCATACACAAGAATTAAAAACCTGTCGTAGTCAGACTTGGCCACAAACTCAAGCTATTTGGTTGCGCTTGTATCCCTGCGATATCCAGCCGGGAGTAGTTGATCAAATTATGGACCGCATTGTCAACCAAGGCTATAACCAAGTTTATTTAGAAGTATTTTATGATGGCCGGGTACTATTACCAGCCGCAGCTAACCCAACTGTTTGGCCTGCTGTGGTTCGCATTCTTGGTGCAGAAAAATTTGATTTATTGGCATTAGCAATTAAAAAAGGGCAACAACGCGGGTTGAAAGTTTATGCTTGGATGTTTACGAATAACTTTGGTTATACTTATGCTCAACGGGCAGATAGACAAAATGCGATCGCTCGTAATGGCAAAAATCAAACCAGCTTATCCGTAGTAGAAGATAGTTCTCAAGTCTTTATTGATCCTTACAACACTCAGGCTAAAAACGATTACTACCGCATGATACAACAGGTTATACGCCGTCGTCCAGATGGTATTCTCTTCGATTATGTTCGCTATCCTCGTCAAATTGGCAATGATTCTATTGCTACCAAAGTTCATGATTTATGGCTATTTACCCCTGCTACCCAAGAAGTCTTATTTCGTCGCGCCAAAAATTCCAAAGGATTAGAATTAATTCGCCGTTTTCTCACCAGAGGATATGTGAGTGCTGGTGATATAACAGAAATTGATAAACGCTATCCTCAAGAAGATGAACCCATGTGGGAAGGGCGTATTCCTCGAAAAAAACAGAAATCTTTGCCTTCCCCAGCGGAAAAACAGCGGGTTTTGCAATTGGATTTATGGTTATTCACTGTTGCTCATGCTATGCAAGGTATCTTAGATTTTGTGGCTTTAGCAAGTTACCCAGCCAAACAAAAAGGTATTCCCGCTGGAGTGGTATTTTTTCCCGAAGGTAATCAAGCTTTAGGACAAGGGTATGATTCCCGTTTGCAACCTTGGGATAGGTTTTCTAGTAACTTACAATGGCATCCCATGTCCTATGCAAATTGCGGTAATGTTGATTGCATTGTGGCACAAGTTCGACAGGTTTTGAAGATGGCACAACCAGGGACAAAAGTGATTCCGGCTTTAGCTGGTAAGTGGGGAGAATCAATTAGTAATCGTCCCTCTTTAGAAGTGCAAATGCAAGCCCTTCATCAATTATTTCCTCAAATTAAGGGTGTTAGTCATTTTGCTTATTCTTGGCAATATCCTCAAGATGATAATGAACGCAAATCTTGTAATGTTCGCTAA
- the ispG gene encoding (E)-4-hydroxy-3-methylbut-2-enyl-diphosphate synthase, with the protein MQTLPTLEITNTTSSQPTFDTTIKRRKTRAVQVGDVTIGGGYPVVVQSMINEDTLDIDGSVAGIRRLHEIGCEIVRVTVPSIGHAKALAEIKQKLIQTYRDVPIVADVHHNGMKIALEVAKHIEKVRINPGLYIFEKANTSRTEYTKTEFDEIGEKIRETLAPLVISLRDQGKAMRIGVNHGSLAERMLFTYGDTPEGMVESALEFIRICESLDFRNVVISMKASRVPVMVAAYRLMAKRMDDLGMDYPLHLGVTEAGDGEYGRIKSTAGIATLLADGIGDTIRVSLTEAPEKEIPVCYSILQALGLRKTMVEYVACPSCGRTLFNLEEVLHVVREATKHLTGLDIAVMGCIVNGPGEMADADYGYVGKNPGYISLYRGRDEIKKVPEAQGVEELINLIKADGRWVDP; encoded by the coding sequence ATGCAAACTCTGCCGACTTTGGAAATTACCAACACTACATCTAGTCAACCAACCTTTGATACCACCATCAAACGCCGCAAAACCCGCGCTGTACAAGTGGGAGATGTCACCATTGGAGGAGGATATCCAGTGGTGGTACAGTCAATGATTAATGAAGATACTCTGGATATTGATGGTTCTGTCGCTGGCATTCGTCGTCTCCATGAAATAGGCTGCGAAATTGTCCGCGTCACTGTTCCTAGTATTGGACACGCTAAAGCACTGGCGGAAATTAAACAAAAATTAATTCAAACTTACCGTGATGTGCCAATTGTAGCCGACGTACATCACAATGGCATGAAAATCGCCTTGGAAGTTGCCAAACATATCGAAAAAGTGCGAATTAATCCAGGTTTGTATATATTTGAGAAAGCAAATACCAGCCGCACCGAATATACAAAAACTGAATTTGACGAAATTGGCGAAAAAATCCGCGAAACCTTAGCACCGCTGGTAATTTCCTTGCGTGATCAAGGTAAAGCTATGCGAATTGGCGTAAATCATGGTTCTTTGGCGGAAAGAATGCTATTTACCTATGGTGACACCCCGGAAGGGATGGTGGAATCTGCCTTAGAATTTATTCGCATTTGTGAATCTTTGGATTTTCGTAATGTCGTAATTTCCATGAAAGCCTCACGAGTTCCTGTCATGGTGGCTGCATATCGGCTTATGGCTAAACGCATGGATGATTTAGGCATGGATTATCCTCTTCACCTGGGCGTGACAGAAGCAGGTGACGGGGAATATGGCAGAATTAAATCTACTGCGGGTATTGCCACATTATTGGCTGACGGTATTGGTGACACAATCCGCGTCTCTTTGACAGAAGCACCAGAAAAGGAAATTCCGGTTTGTTACAGCATTCTGCAAGCTTTGGGTTTGCGGAAAACAATGGTTGAATATGTGGCTTGTCCTTCTTGCGGACGGACTTTATTTAACCTAGAGGAAGTGCTGCACGTAGTCCGGGAAGCTACTAAACATTTAACAGGTCTGGATATTGCTGTGATGGGTTGTATTGTGAATGGACCTGGAGAAATGGCCGATGCTGACTATGGATATGTTGGTAAAAACCCTGGTTATATTTCTTTATATCGTGGTCGGGATGAAATTAAAAAAGTTCCAGAAGCCCAAGGTGTAGAGGAATTGATTAATCTGATTAAAGCCGACGGACGTTGGGTAGATCCTTAA
- a CDS encoding ribbon-helix-helix domain-containing protein — protein sequence MKTETVRTTLTIPRELLEATDKAVMEGKAKSRNDFVAQALRRELALQKRSEIDAALAEMANDPDYQAEVLKLEVEFATAQWEALQLGESPR from the coding sequence ATGAAAACAGAAACCGTTCGCACGACATTAACCATTCCCAGGGAACTGCTAGAAGCTACAGATAAAGCAGTTATGGAAGGGAAAGCTAAAAGTCGGAATGATTTTGTCGCTCAGGCTTTACGAAGGGAACTAGCCTTACAAAAGCGATCCGAAATTGATGCCGCATTGGCAGAAATGGCTAATGATCCAGATTATCAAGCAGAGGTCTTAAAACTAGAGGTAGAATTTGCTACCGCGCAGTGGGAGGCGTTGCAGTTAGGGGAATCGCCAAGATGA
- a CDS encoding type II toxin-antitoxin system PemK/MazF family toxin codes for MRRGEVYDARLEMTEGSEQGGTRPVIIVSRDVINLSSPVVLAVPCTTYQDGKRVYPTQVLILSPDGGLKKDSIAMADQVRVLSKTRFLRLRGILSEVVMAHLEQALLIALDLPGY; via the coding sequence ATGAGAAGGGGTGAGGTTTATGATGCGCGTCTAGAAATGACTGAAGGCTCGGAGCAGGGAGGAACTCGCCCAGTGATTATTGTTAGTCGCGATGTAATTAATCTATCCAGCCCAGTCGTTTTAGCAGTACCCTGTACCACCTATCAAGACGGAAAGCGAGTTTACCCTACTCAAGTTTTAATTTTATCACCAGATGGCGGACTCAAGAAAGACTCAATCGCCATGGCAGATCAGGTACGGGTGTTATCTAAAACCCGCTTTTTGCGTTTAAGAGGAATACTTTCTGAAGTTGTCATGGCACATTTGGAGCAAGCGTTATTAATTGCCTTAGATTTGCCAGGATATTAA